The following proteins are co-located in the Gloeocapsa sp. PCC 7428 genome:
- the gyrA gene encoding DNA topoisomerase (ATP-hydrolyzing) subunit A, whose translation MTSSQDRIIPTDLRNEMSRSYLEYAMSVIVGRALPDARDGLKPVHRRILYAMHELGLTADRPFRKCARVVGEVLGKYHPHGDGSVYDALVRMAQDFSMRLPLINGHGNFGSVDNDPPAAMRYTECRLQAFTGDALLRDIESETVDFTDNFDGSQQEPIVLPARVPQLLLNGASGIAVGMATNIPPHNLGELIDGLVALIRNPEITDNQLMQYIPGPDFPTGGQVLGTSGIREAYTTGRGSITMRGVANIETIEQRGRPEREAIIITELPYQTNKAALIERIAEMVNEKRLEGIADIRDESDRDGMRIVIELKNNAYPRVVLNNLYKQTPLQANFGANMLALVNGEPQLLTLKQFLNVFLDFRIDAISRRTRYELRKAEERDHLLQGLLIALANLDGIIELIRHAADAPTARHELIERYGLSDAQADAILQMQLRRLTALEAEKIRQEHEELQLQIADLRDILARRERVLEIIETEVTQIKTTHATPRRTVIEPDEGEIGDTDLIANEKALILVTEQGYIKRMPIDAFEAQSRATRGKAATRMKEDDGIEHFLTCCDHDSVLFFSDRGVVYCLKAYQIPLGSRTSRGTPMVQMLPIPKDEKITSVVPVSEFSSDEYLVMLTRGGYIKKTELSAFSNIRANGLIAISLEEGDQLRWVRRARVEDSIIIGSRYGMAIHFRTDHEQLRPLGRATRGVRAMKLRDGDELIGMDILPSSVLANLNSSVTADAEADDDDETEENSELLENNTQGPWVLIVTMGGYGKRVPVTQFKLYNRATKGKIATKFKSRKGFKDQLAALHIVNENDELMIVTSRGIIIRQAVKAISPQSRSATGVRVQRLDEDDAIAAVALVPPDVSDAAETEN comes from the coding sequence ATGACAAGCTCTCAGGATAGGATTATCCCGACTGATCTGCGTAATGAGATGTCGCGGTCTTACCTAGAATATGCGATGAGCGTTATTGTAGGTCGAGCGCTGCCAGATGCCAGGGATGGTCTGAAACCTGTGCATCGTCGCATCCTCTATGCAATGCACGAATTGGGCTTAACCGCAGACCGCCCTTTTCGGAAATGCGCCCGTGTCGTGGGGGAAGTTTTAGGTAAATATCACCCGCATGGTGATGGTTCGGTGTATGACGCACTCGTGCGCATGGCACAGGATTTTTCCATGCGATTACCTCTGATTAATGGGCATGGAAATTTTGGTTCTGTAGACAACGATCCACCAGCAGCAATGCGATACACCGAGTGTCGCTTGCAAGCATTTACAGGTGATGCGCTGCTACGAGATATTGAATCAGAAACAGTAGACTTTACCGATAACTTTGACGGTTCGCAACAAGAACCGATTGTATTACCCGCACGCGTTCCGCAACTTCTCCTGAATGGGGCTTCTGGAATCGCTGTTGGAATGGCGACGAATATTCCACCGCACAATCTAGGTGAGTTGATTGATGGATTGGTAGCGCTGATTCGCAATCCTGAAATTACAGATAACCAATTAATGCAATACATTCCTGGTCCTGATTTTCCCACAGGAGGACAGGTATTAGGAACAAGTGGCATTCGCGAAGCTTATACAACTGGGCGTGGTTCTATTACCATGCGTGGTGTAGCGAATATTGAAACAATCGAACAACGCGGACGCCCCGAACGCGAAGCAATTATCATTACTGAACTGCCGTATCAAACGAACAAAGCCGCGTTAATCGAACGGATCGCGGAAATGGTAAATGAAAAGCGGCTAGAAGGTATTGCGGATATTCGCGATGAAAGCGATCGCGACGGTATGCGGATAGTCATTGAACTTAAAAACAATGCTTATCCTCGTGTTGTTCTCAATAACTTATACAAGCAAACGCCTTTACAAGCCAACTTTGGAGCCAATATGCTGGCTCTTGTCAATGGCGAACCGCAATTACTAACGCTCAAACAGTTCCTTAATGTCTTCTTAGACTTTCGCATCGATGCAATAAGCCGGAGAACGCGCTACGAACTGCGCAAAGCCGAGGAACGCGATCACCTGTTGCAAGGATTATTAATTGCCTTAGCCAACTTAGACGGAATTATTGAATTAATTCGTCATGCTGCTGATGCACCAACAGCGCGTCACGAACTTATTGAAAGATACGGTTTATCCGATGCTCAAGCAGATGCTATTTTGCAAATGCAACTGCGGCGACTGACAGCGCTAGAAGCCGAGAAAATTCGTCAAGAACATGAAGAATTACAACTTCAGATTGCCGATTTGCGCGACATTTTAGCACGACGCGAACGTGTCTTAGAAATTATTGAAACTGAAGTTACTCAAATTAAAACAACGCACGCGACACCGCGCCGGACAGTCATTGAACCGGATGAAGGTGAAATCGGCGATACTGACTTAATTGCGAACGAGAAAGCTTTAATTCTGGTGACAGAACAAGGTTACATCAAGCGAATGCCCATTGATGCTTTCGAGGCGCAAAGTCGAGCAACTCGCGGGAAAGCTGCAACGCGGATGAAAGAAGACGACGGAATTGAGCATTTCTTGACGTGCTGCGATCACGATAGTGTTTTATTCTTTAGCGATCGCGGTGTTGTTTATTGCCTCAAAGCTTACCAAATTCCGCTTGGTTCGCGGACAAGTCGCGGTACTCCGATGGTGCAGATGCTACCAATTCCTAAAGATGAAAAAATTACCTCCGTTGTCCCAGTCAGCGAATTTAGTAGTGATGAATACCTCGTCATGCTGACGCGTGGAGGCTACATCAAAAAAACCGAACTCAGCGCCTTCAGTAATATTCGAGCAAACGGCTTAATTGCCATCTCATTAGAAGAAGGCGATCAATTGCGTTGGGTACGACGGGCGCGTGTCGAAGATAGCATCATTATCGGTTCGCGCTACGGCATGGCGATTCATTTTAGAACCGACCACGAACAATTACGTCCGCTTGGTCGCGCAACACGCGGCGTGAGAGCTATGAAACTGCGTGACGGCGACGAACTCATCGGCATGGATATTCTGCCGAGTTCAGTCTTAGCAAACCTTAATAGTAGCGTTACCGCTGATGCTGAAGCAGACGACGATGACGAAACCGAAGAAAACTCAGAATTGCTCGAAAACAACACTCAAGGACCGTGGGTGTTAATTGTAACGATGGGCGGCTACGGTAAGCGCGTACCTGTCACGCAGTTTAAATTGTACAATCGGGCAACTAAAGGCAAGATTGCGACCAAATTTAAATCCCGTAAAGGCTTTAAAGATCAACTTGCGGCATTACATATTGTCAACGAAAATGATGAACTGATGATAGTGACAAGTCGCGGGATCATCATTCGTCAAGCAGTGAAAGCCATATCACCGCAATCGCGTTCGGCTACTGGCGTGCGCGTTCAGCGTTTAGATGAAGATGATGCGATCGCCGCTGTTGCTTTAGTTCCACCTGATGTTAGCGACGCAGCTGAAACAGAAAATTAA